The Apus apus isolate bApuApu2 chromosome 4, bApuApu2.pri.cur, whole genome shotgun sequence genome contains the following window.
TCTAAATACAGGGCAACAGGCACCTCtgattttctcagaaaatggcTCAAGATTTCCAACACTATTTCACAATAAAGCTCTATTGCTAAAGAAATCACCAGGGCTGTGAGAAAAGATTCGAATTCAAAAAAAGATTCCCTCACTCTTGTGAGGGAACAGTCATGACTTTTCTTTGGGCATTAATTACTTTAACACGTTCCAAAAAGAAAGGCTTCACAAACAGGGAGGGATCCCAAGAAGATTAGATAACATCCTCTCCTAGGCCTTCAGTTCACTTTTTACAActctctgcaggcagaggatATTTAAACCATGCTTTCAGCGTTCTGGATAGATGCTCTAACATTTGAACTGTGGATCAAGGACATATCAGTGGGAGCGATGACaggttttctcatttttacagAGAAGTTTTGAgattggtttgttgtttttttttaaatgatgatATAAATGCTGAAAACTAGGTGCCACTCACCTGTACCAGAAGTGGTATAGGATGTAAAACAAGTCCTGCCCTCAGCATTCCTCTCTGCTAAGTCTAAACAGCTCCTTGCTGACATCTTTTAAGATCATATACTGTTAAGCAGGTAATTCTGCTAATTAGGACATGATCTAATCAGGGTCCTACGTTCCACAGCACATgcttaaaaaacagattttcattacAGATATTccaacttaattttaaaaatgcaaatcaaTTTCAGTAACCCCTCTATGTAATAGTTTTTGTGAAGATGAAAGAATTTGTTAGGATAACTTTTTTAATTggacaaaaaaagcaagtgctACAGGAGTAATTTCTGGTTGAAGAAATTCTCAGGATATTGCATCAATGTTGGAATGCTGATCCAAGGGGAAGGGTGGAcaccaggtgcccaccaagctgctctatcactcccctcctcagcaggtTGGGGGGGTGGTGAAATAAGATGGAGAAAAAATTGTGGGTCaagataaaggcagtttaataatgcaaaagcaaatatttattctCTGCTTCTCATCAGCAGACCATGTCTAGCCTTTTCCTGGGAAGCAGGGCTTCAGTATATGGAGCAGTTGCTCCAAAGGACAAACACCATTAATAACAAAtgcccccccacacacacacactttcctcctttcccccagctttTGTTGTTGAGCAGCtgtcatatggtatggaatatccctgtggtcagtttgggtcagctgtcctggctatgTCCCCTCCCCAGATATGGCCTACTCCCAGCCAACTGGGAGGCAAATATCAAGAGACAGCCCTGATGcttggcagcacagctcagcagtaGCCACTACGCTGTTATCCGCACCTTCCTGGCTACTACCACAAAGCACAGCAATATGGGGAAAGGTACCTCCATCTCATCCAGACCCAATAGaggaagtattttcatttcatagGAAAGCTTTGTGAAGAACTTCCAGTGATAACAACTGATATGCAGCACTTCAGCCTTTAGGGCACCTCTATAAAGTCCTTGCAGTTATGGCAAGACTTTGCAGGTTTTatctgctgctcacagcaacaCACTGTTAATGCTAGCTGCTGTGTCTTAGTGCTTCTTTGCAAGACAAGTGCTCAAGTGAGGGTTTGCTTCCAGGAGTTCAGTACAGACTgcacacaaaacccccaaacaacccaCCCCTTCCAAAAACTGAAGAATGACCATCTCTATAGCAACTAAAGCACTTAGCATGCTCATGCCCAATGCAAACTGGCACAATTTCACAGATTAAGTTAGTATAATCAGGGTGCAAGTAACTTGAGAATAGCAGCTAGAGACAGTACAAAACATTTCAGGTGTAACACTCAAACCATTGCCCGATGCTAATTTTTATTACATGGGGAAGACTGCACAGCCATGCAATGTAACAATGCAGGTAGAAGAGATACAAATGTCTGGCTCCAGCTGTCTGTCTCATCCTCATGCAAGGGTAGTCAGATGACTAATAAGCTTGACAGGTCACTTACCCATCAGAGCTGACACCCAGCGTAGTGTTGAGTAGGGAGGGGAAGAACAGGAAATTACACCTTCACCTCTTGTGTAACTCCACCCTCAGGTTATGTATTGTTACACAGCTGAGCTAAcaccctgctgccaccaggagAAAGATGAGCTGTACTCTCCTTAGTTGTTGGCTCTGGTTCTTGTCTGATTAAAAGATAATTCACTCACCCCTGGACTCAACTATTTTCACCCAGTAATTTTCCTGCTACTTGAATTTTATACCATTCTCTTTTTAGAAACTTGAGGTCCTGAAGTTAGGTACCACAGCTGATAGGTAGTTTTTGACTGTACCTACTCAATAAATCTCCCTGAAGTAGCTTTGACTTCAatagtttatttaaaattgtaaaagCATAAATGTTACAGACATTGAGCAATTGCATATTTGTTAGACTCATACCTACTCAGAAGATGGGTATGTGCAAGGACAAGACAGTCATGCTCAGATTTCCCCCCAGTAGTTTGTTGCTTTAGTATTTATTCCCCAGTTCAGTAAAACTTCCATAGAAACAGTGAGGAACTACAGATATCTAATAGCTAATTACTGAAATGTGTAAAGAGTTTACCAACATCACTTAGCCCTTCAGGAACTACTTAAGTTAGAGATCTGCCTAGTATTTAAAAGGGCAAAGACTGGACTGGGCAAAGACTGGACTAGGCAAGAGGTACAGCAAACAGGCAACAGGCCCAGTTACAGTTCACTCcaataatttgtatttatagCTCTTGTTTAGAACAAAAGAATGTGTCACCTTTATCACATTCCAGAAGATAGCAATGGggtatgtatacacacacattttaaaaacccaacatgtatgtatatacatttttaaaataaggcaAGTATTAATTTCAGGCTGTGAAAACATGTTTCCAGCCCCTTTTCCTATTAATACAGGATATGTTGCAATTTTATTGCTAAAGAAAATGGATCATCATTGCAAGCAGAACAGCATCAGTACTGGCTTTAGTCAGCAGTCCAGTTGAGTTAATAAGGTTTAAGATACACATTATTACTATGGAAGAACCGTActtttacagaaatacagaagactAGGTGAATTACATTTAGATCACACCAGATCATTCTCTTGACATAGGCTGTAGTATATACTAAAAAGCAGAACAGCCCCATTTTGGAGCAACAGAAAGATACCTAAAATACTACTTCCTCATCTAagttgttttattaaaaaatacacaaaggaAGGATGAGGACACAACATACTTCATCTGCTGCTCTAACAATGCCTTCTGTAAAAAAGGATGCAGGACTTTTGAGCTCATCCAAATGTAAATCCTAATATGACTCAATATGCACAACATTATCTTTGCGTAGTTTTTAAGTATTACTTCTTAGTATGATTTACAAGCTGCACTCTCGAAGTTTTTTGTCAGCCTGCTTCAAGGAGATCCAGGTGTTTAACATGTTTGATCGCAGTTTGGCCCACACCAGATGGTTGTTTAACCCAAATATCTGGGCAGCAAATTGGGCAGCTCCTTCAGGTGACAGAGTAGTAGGACAGCCAAGACCTGCAGAGAAGAGTGCCACTTACCAAAGCGTATTTTATAGTCAAACAAAACAGTGCCTCTGAAGAACAATTTAAGACAATGTTCATGTCAGCTTCCAGGAACCACATGATCTAGTTTTAAAACTACCACTACTGCTTCATGGCAAGCCAGAAGCCAGCATACTAAATGACTGCCCTTACACAGAGGTAGCAGACTTCTGGGCCTCCTAGTTGCCAAGCATCCATTCAAGTCAGTAACAAAGGTAAAAATGCATTGAGGTAATAGAGTTAAGCTCTTACCTACATTAATTGTggataaatatatatttttatatttgatcATAACAAAAATGCAGCTAtacaaaattcaaaattcaattattaaaaaatcaattatttaagTCTCCATTATTACTAATTCCAATTACTAATTCAAATTTCCAACTGGAATATTTAGCAAGGATAAACCAAGGTTTATATTTTTGCCAAGATTATTCCTATTTAATCTTTGCTCCGTGTGTTGGGCTTTTTGCCATCAAGACGTCAAAGACTGTATGCAAGATAGTTCTAAATACTTCGTTTGCTACTGATTCATCtagttttccagtgtttttccatgtgtttgTATATGTACGTACACTAGAATACAACAAAATAGAGCTAGGCTAGAACAAGAGTGCAAGCTGAAGATCATCTTACCACTAGGTAGTCTGAGAGAGGACCACACATCCTGAGCACCCCAGTCAGCTGAGAGCGGAGGACAGTTGACAACTGGGTAAGCAGTGTTGCCAGACATTACTGGCCCCAAACCATTGCTTCTGCCGGCTACTGCAACGAACACTGTTGGAATTCCATCTCCTGGGGGaaggaaaacattcagaaataagCAACCCACCTTTTTCTCTACTACTTGCTTTCATGGAAACTTTGAGTCCACAATTCTGTTTGCAGATACTTGGTCAATTCCATTACATAGGACTAGAATTTTGTCTCTTAACTTCCCCCTATACTGAATATCTTCCACATTTTGCAGCCTTAAACGCCAGCTACTGTTTATCATAACTGAAGCTGGCATGTCTTATTCTGAGGGGATGTCTCAGTATCAGAGGAATAGGTGCTGCTTAGCTTTGTAGAGAACATAGCCATTAAACCTCTGGCAACTTTAAGCGTTCCTCTTAAATCTTATACAGTTGACTTCAAAGTAAGTGTTTCTCAACTATGTTTATCATGTTTGTAGTTTCACTGAGTAGAAAGTATACtcccacaaaaataaatacttcttaTCTCTCCTCTTCAAAGGTGTTTATAGCCTAGCAGAGATTAAGTTTTCTTGGTAAATATAAGAATTTAAATGAAGTATCTTTTTTCTCACGGCATCTAAAATGATGAGCAAGAATATTTTCACGAAACAGGCAAGAGAACGTGGATTAAAGTAACATCTGCCTTACAAATAACACACTCACTCAGCTACATAAGCTACTACTCCTCATTTCACCTGCAAGATGCTACAATAAGAGTATTAGCATGATCAAGCCTCAGGCAAGGTAGTTTTGACACTGGGTTAAAAGCAGAGATCAGACTTATAGtaagggaagttgtggctgaGCAGTAGGACAACATTTTACTCTGTAATTGCATAGTGCAGTTTATAACCTGTCATTTTATAGCTAGCAAGTGTAGAACAGCATTGTAACAGATTGGTGTTCTGtttaacaaaaaaccaaaacaaaccaaaacaaaaccacaaaaaaaaccccacacaaataTTTAAGTTACCAAGTTATTCTTGAACATGATACTGTTTCAATTCGAATCAGTAGTTCTTTGGCATTTACCTTCATATTCTGCTTTGATCCTTAGGGTTTCATCTGGCCCTTTATGAGCAGAGGTCACTCTTAACTCACAAGGAATTCCAAAGGTTGCACAtgccttctttattttttcacagtgaCTGAGGTCAGAAGAAGATCCCATCAACACCACTACTCTACCTTGgctctttgttttcagaagcaacTAGGGAAAAGAGTAAAAGAAGggtgagggaaagaaaagaagtcaACAGTATTCAAGACATGCAGTTATCTAGGTCTAGATCTGTTGTTCATAAAAACACATACCTCCACTCTTTCTGCAACCCATTCAAAGTTTTTCTTAACCATTTGAAGTGCTTCAGGAGTCACTTCTTTCAGATCCCGGTAGgactgaaaagaggaaaaaaaacgtATTGaagctgttgtgttttgggtACACAAAGCACTGATTTTGCTACCATAATATGTAAGAACTTAAATATTTATGCTGTTTCTAGCAATGCCACAGTAAGGAGAACAGACATTGGTACAGATATAGAAGAGTGGATAAGAAGCAAGGAAGAGCTATTTAATGAAGAACCAACTCAGTAGACATAAACTACCTTTAAATTACAATTCATGACTATTTGCAAGACAAAAGGCTTTTAGCTACAAGGGTGTCAAGGTTTTCCAAGCTTCCTAAAGGGTAAATTTAAGGAAAGAtatacaactttttaaaaactcgATTTGTAACTACATTATTGCCTGCAGTAACACCGAACCAGCCAGCCTAGATTCTGTATGATCTTACCATATATATACACCTTGTTTTAGGAAGGTGAGTAAAAGCACTATCAGACCAATTCATTCAAGCATGTCACTACATTAATGCAGGTAAAGACAAGAATAGAGTAGTTCTGCTTCCTGATTTGAAAGTCATACCCCTCCTCCCACACGCACATTTCGAGATCTTCCCCTGCAAATTATAGCCATTTTCTCTCACAGGGTCTCTGTTACTGGTCTCAACAACTGTCAGAGCAGCTCTTTTGGAGCAGCATTCCCAAACTGGTTATTTCATAACTATTTATCTGTTAACTCAAAGATATTTGACAAGTGTAATGTCTAAAAGTTTAAGTATAGGAcaagttttatttcaaacttgTGTTTGCAGCCCTCATGTGGACACAGAATGTTAGTAAGACAAAGAAAACGGAATATTGAATTCCAAGCTTAACCAAGATAACTTATGAAGAAAAGCATCCTCCCTGCAGATCCCTCTTATGTATCACCAGATCTTTTCTAGTAGAGGATACCACTCTGAATTAACAGGAAAACTTGGAAGAAGACCTGGGAACCAAAGCTTCTATTCTTCCTACCAATTAGTtgtccaaatattttattatctgcACAACAGTCAGAAATTCTTACTACCCCTGGAAGCCACACACTTCACTACAACATCTGCAGTCAACAGTGCTGTTGGGTATTCCTATTGAAGCTACACAGGCAgaggatttttcttctgccataaATCAGAATCAACTATTTAATGAGAACAGAATCAGGTATTAGGTACCCTATGAGCTGTAACAACATAAGACTTTCTAGAAAAAGCCTCTCTGAAAGCAGATATTTAACTGCAGggtttacttttttccttctccttcccaacTGATTTAGAAGGTAAAGATTATAACAGTACCTGTTTGTCCTTCTGCTGGCTTCTGTCCCCTGATGGCCACAGCCTCCATGAATCATTATCAATAACATCAGCAAGAACAATTTCTTTTGTCAGAATATTAACCCCAAAttcaatctaaaaaaaaaacaacaacaaaaaacaaccaccacaacaaaacagtaaGAAATCCAATCTTAGGAACTATACAGTGACATATTTCCTGTCAAACCAGGATCATGAAAAATCAGATTCTTATACCTTCAGGTCCACCAGAGTGCAATTTTGGGGCTGCCATGATTTTTCCAGGATCTCAAAAATAGCTTGAGTAGAACGAGCCATAATATCCACTTCAGTCTGGCCAATAGTAAGTccagcaaaacagaattttgcTTCAATTATCTGCTCCTCAGACCACTGTGGATCGTTATTAGCATCATCCTGTTAAGAAAACCCGAACATATACAACATGTAATTCAAGCTTGCTATAAGAGGAAAATTACCTAGCATTATCTTCTAATGgctttgcttgtttatttttcaaagaaaaaaacaacaacaaacaaatacagGCTTCAAGCTAGTATTTCATGATtagcattaaaaatgtaacagcaaTATTGAAAACACTTGCTGCAACACCCAAACATCTTCAAAAGCACTAGGTTTGGACAGCGCCCCTAGAATGAGGGTACACTAGACACAACACTTTAGGTCATAGTTTACaagacatttatttctgcaCACATTTCCAGAGAAGTTCAGAATCCTAAGTGACTAGCTAGCTACTTACACTCACCATTCAATTACcctttaatttcttcaaatatatCAACACATTGGTTTCAAATAATGCCTTGGGCTTACGTCTAAAAAGTATTTATAccagataaataaaatattttcttatttcacatACAATTTGGCTTGTTATTCTTCCATAGCTCTTTAAGGCAGTATTATATTATATgcactttaaagaaaacaactgtTAGACAAGAGTGCAAGAAAACATTAGGATAGCAAAATTATCAATACTAAGAGGATTGGTCAGCCACAAGCACTACTTGCTTTATTTACAAGCATTTTGAAGGAGATAATACCTCTGTTTAAGTTTGATTAACGTTACGTGAAGGGAAACTTACCTTGTAAAACATCTCAATTTTGGGGGGGTAAAACTTATATCCTTCTTTGACACCAGGGTTTCTTTTGAGGAAGGAGCCAGTAGCAATTCTCCTGCACACCCATTCGATTGGGATCATCTCACAATGAGCTGCTATGAATGCTGTGTCACTGTGTTTCCTGACAAAAGCCGTTTTGATTCCTAAATATAAAGATGGCAACTTAGTTCCATTACTAGACACACTCAACAGTTGAAACAACAGTCAAACATCTTTAAGTACAAATGAATCTTGTTCTTCTCTGGACTTAAGGGACATGCTGAACTTCTTCAGGGTATTTTAAGCCCGCTATGGCACTGCAAATGTTAATCAATGCAATTATCTTCCAAAAGTCATTAGTTTTGCCAGGTTTATCATACAGTGCTCTGTTGTAGCTCAGAACCTCATGCTCTGGTCAGAAATCCTAttcttgcaaataattttgttcacAGAGCTTTTAGAAAGTCTGTCCCTCACAATGGTTTGTTTTTGAACAAAAGTTAGCAGCAATCAAGTACCCAACCATGCTCTCTAGTGGAAGATCCATTATACATGCAACAGCAATTGGAGGCTTTCAAATGAGTTAGGGAACATGGCAGTCTTTACTAGGTTGTTTAATGAGGGAGGATGGGGCAGGGAAGAGAATTAGTCCTGCCTTTCATTACAAACTAACATTTATTAGTGCACAAGGTCTTAGTGATTTGATAGGCAAAGGCACCAAGATT
Protein-coding sequences here:
- the PAICS gene encoding bifunctional phosphoribosylaminoimidazole carboxylase/phosphoribosylaminoimidazole succinocarboxamide synthetase, with the translated sequence MAPAASDLKLGKKVNEGKTKEVYELPDVPGCVLMQSKDQITAGNAARKDRMEGKAAISNITTSCVFKLLQEAGIKTAFVRKHSDTAFIAAHCEMIPIEWVCRRIATGSFLKRNPGVKEGYKFYPPKIEMFYKDDANNDPQWSEEQIIEAKFCFAGLTIGQTEVDIMARSTQAIFEILEKSWQPQNCTLVDLKIEFGVNILTKEIVLADVIDNDSWRLWPSGDRSQQKDKQSYRDLKEVTPEALQMVKKNFEWVAERVELLLKTKSQGRVVVLMGSSSDLSHCEKIKKACATFGIPCELRVTSAHKGPDETLRIKAEYEGDGIPTVFVAVAGRSNGLGPVMSGNTAYPVVNCPPLSADWGAQDVWSSLRLPSGLGCPTTLSPEGAAQFAAQIFGLNNHLVWAKLRSNMLNTWISLKQADKKLRECSL